The DNA region TCGCCCGAGACAGCGGTCCGTGCATGTACCGGCATCCGCCGCACGGGAGTTGATCAGACAGCGGCCTTCTTCAGCCGGCGCCGCTCACGCTCGGACAGGCCGCCCCAGATTCCGAAGCGCTCGTCGTTCGCCAGCGCGTATTCGAGGCACTCGGATCGCACTTCGCAGGCGAGGCAGACCTTCTTGGCCTCCCTTGTGGAGCCGCCTTTCTCGGGGAAGAACGATTCGGGGTCGGTCTGGGCGCACAACGCGCGTTCCTGCCAGCCGAGCTCCTCGTCTACTTCTTCGACCAGCACTTCCTGGAACAGCTCGGTCATGTGCGCCCCTCGTCCGTCTTTGCGTCCCCGTGATGCCGTCGTTATCGATCGCGGCTGAACGACACGTGTGAAATTACAAGTGTGCCGATCCGCACCAGTCAAGCCGAGATCTGCTACTGGGTCCGTTATTCACTCTGCGGAACCAAGGGGAACTTGAAAGTGTTGATATCACCCGGAACCGCACCATATAGCCTCCCCGCGCAGCGTCCGGAACCGCGAGGTTCCGAGTTCGCACCGCATTCGCGGGAGCCGGCGGCGGAGCGGCCCGTACATCCGTGATCACTGCTGGATCACGGATGTACAACGACGTTCATGTGCGCGGGTGTTGCGCCACGTGTCCGGGATCGGCGGGGCACAAACCTTTCGGCGTGAACGGCTACCGGAAGGGATGAAGCGTCGATCACAAACACGACGGCTGAGTTGACAGCCCCCTGGGCAAGTCGGTCTCCTTGACCGCATGCCAGTGACTCCCGAGCCCTTCACGGCCGCCGCCATGCGGCCTCTTCGCGCTGCTCGCGTCGCCACGGGTCACTGTCGCTGTCTCTGTCGCTGTTGTTGAGCGATCCCCTCAGGCCCGTCGCGGGCCCGCCGCCGTACGGCACCGCCACCGGCGGCTCCGTGGGCGGCTTCTCCGATCGCCACGCCTGATCCGCCTCGACGGCCGGTCCGTTCGTCGCGACCCGGTCATTCGCCGCGGACGGACATCCAGGCGGACATCGCAGGCGGACATCGCGGCCGGTGCGGCCGAGCGCCTCGCCGCTGACCGACGGCCCGCCCCTCCTCGTAACAGGTTCCTCGTAACCGGCCCGGCCGCCTTCCGGGTCTCCCTACAGCGCGAAAGATCATCACCGACGTGACCAGCAGCGACATTCAGATCGCGGGCGACCCGCTCGCACTGCCCCATCTCATGCCCCCCGCCCCCGCGCATCCGTCCACCGTGGCCGGCTTCGCCGGGCTGGCCCGTACGATCGCCGCCGACCGCTCCGGCTGGGAGCCGCTGGTGCGCTACGACCCGGTCAGCCGCTGGTACCACCGGCTGCGCACCGGGCCCGGATACGAGGTGTGGCTGCTGAGCTGGCTGCCCGGACAGGGCAGCGGACGCCACCATCACGGGCCGTCCTCCGGTGTGTTCACGGTGCTGGAGGGCGAGTTGACCGAGCACTCGCGCGGGGAGAGCCGCACGCTCGGTTCCGACGCGTTGCGTACGTTCGCGCCCGGATATGTGCACGAGGTCGTCAACGACGGTCTCTTCCCCATCGTCAGTCTGCACATCTACTTCCCAGGGTTGACCGAGATGCCGATGGACGAGCCGTCGGCCGTGGTCGGCGCGTGCACCGCGGCGCCGGAGACGCTCACCGCCGGGTGAACAGCGGCTGAACAAGGCGCTCGGGCATCGCCGGGCGGGGTGACCGCCCTGCTGTTCGAAGGCCGTCTGCTGACACACTGGTCCGCATGGAGCGGATCGTGGTTCTGGCCGGGGGCATCGGTGGTGCCCGCTTCCTGCGCGGGCTGAAGGCGGCGGTGCCCGACGCGGACGTCACCGTCGTCGGCAACACCGGCGACGAC from Streptomyces marispadix includes:
- a CDS encoding WhiB family transcriptional regulator, which codes for MTELFQEVLVEEVDEELGWQERALCAQTDPESFFPEKGGSTREAKKVCLACEVRSECLEYALANDERFGIWGGLSERERRRLKKAAV
- a CDS encoding cysteine dioxygenase, whose product is MPPAPAHPSTVAGFAGLARTIAADRSGWEPLVRYDPVSRWYHRLRTGPGYEVWLLSWLPGQGSGRHHHGPSSGVFTVLEGELTEHSRGESRTLGSDALRTFAPGYVHEVVNDGLFPIVSLHIYFPGLTEMPMDEPSAVVGACTAAPETLTAG